From Lycium ferocissimum isolate CSIRO_LF1 chromosome 12, AGI_CSIRO_Lferr_CH_V1, whole genome shotgun sequence, one genomic window encodes:
- the LOC132041220 gene encoding LOW QUALITY PROTEIN: heat stress transcription factor A-5-like (The sequence of the model RefSeq protein was modified relative to this genomic sequence to represent the inferred CDS: inserted 3 bases in 2 codons), which yields MDIITASAAAAAAAAAAGGGGGGGGPAPFLLKTYEMVDDSVTDEIVSWTQTGHSFVVWNPPEFAKLLLPTYFKHNNFSSFIRQLNTYGFRKIDPXRWEFANEEFIKDQKHLLKNIHRRKPIHSHSHPPGSTVDPERAAFEEEIDKLSRERSGLESNVLRYRQQQSSAKVQLEELTGRVGSIEQRQESLLTFFEKAVKNPDFVERLAQKLESMDISAFSKKRRLPQVEENMSVDNQDFSNNLRLELSPAVSDVNVLSCSTQSSNEDGGSPHRRVSEGWSRDMQLQTGGVLYNPETIELSDTGTSFTLKMDSSLPRAASNVESSRLHSLPQSLSSTEEVDGHISCQLNLSLAFSQVEKKSTFTNAPDRSRENSXSTDDKTLSSSHDATGNKEGPATTPVRVNDVFWEQFLTERPGCTDNEEASSSYKGNSYDEQDERKSNQGVASNTRKVEHLTL from the exons atggATATAATCACTGCCTCCGCGGCGGCGGCGGCTGCTGCGGCGGCGGCTGgaggcggcggcggcggcggagGTCCAGCGCCGTTTTTATTAAAGACATATGAAATGGTTGATGATTCAGTAACAGATGAGATAGTATCATGGACTCAAACTGGTCATAGTTTTGTTGTTTGGAATCCACCTGAATTTGCTAAACTTCTTCTTCctacttattttaagcacaacaATTTCTCCAGTTTCATTCGACAGCTCAACACTTAC GGCTTCCGGAAGATTGATC AAAGATGGGAATTTGCCAATGAGGAATTCATAAAAGACCAGAAGCATCTACTTAAGAACATTCATCGTAGAAAACCAATTCACAGCCATAGTCACCCTCCAGGTTCCACAGTTGATCCAGAAAGAGCTGCATTTGAAGAAGAGATTGATAAGCTTTCACGTGAAAGGTCAGGGCTCGAGTCTAACGTCTTAAGGTACAGACAGCAACAATCTTCTGCAAAAGTCCAGTTAGAAGAACTAACCGGACGGGTTGGCAGTATAGAGCAAAGGCAGGAGAGCTTACTGACATTTTTTGAGAAGGCAGTTAAAAATCCTGACTTTGTTGAGCGTCTTGCTCAGAAACTCGAGTCCATGGATATTTCTGCATTTAGCAAGAAAAGGCGTTTGCCTCAAGTTGAAGAAAATATGTCGGTTGACAACCAAGACTTTTCAAATAATCTCAGGCTTGAATTGTCACCTGCTGTTTCAGATGTCAATGTACTTTCGTGCAGCACCCAAAGTTCGAATGAAGATGGTGGGTCTCCACATAGGAGAGTATCTGAAGGATGGTCCAGAGACATGCAACTTCAAACGGGAGGAGTACTTTATAACCCTGAAACAATAGAACTATCAGATACTGGAACGTCTTTTACGTTGAAGATGGATTCATCTTTGCCTCGTGCAGCAAGCAATGTTGAAAGCTCAAGACTGCATTCCTTGCCACAAAGCCTTTCATCCACTGAGGAAGTTGACGGTCACATTTCCTGTCAGCTGAATCTTTCTTTGGCTTTTTCACAAGTTGAGAAAAAATCAACATTCACTAATGCCCCAGATAGGTCAAGAGAAAATTC TTCTACTGATGATAAAACTTTGTCGTCTTCACATGATGCAACTGGTAACAAGGAAGGGCCTGCAACTACTCCGGTTCGTGTGAACGATGTTTTCTGGGAACAGTTCCTAACGGAGCGGCCAGGCTGCACGGATAACGAAGAGGCTAGTTCTAGTTACAAAGGGAACTCCTACGACGAGCAAGATGAGAGAAAATCAAATCAAGGAGTAGCTAGTAACACAAGAAAGGTGGAACACCTTACCCTTTGA
- the LOC132039632 gene encoding uncharacterized protein LOC132039632 has protein sequence MQSGQLSLAGKRVLELGCGHGLPGIFTCLKGACAVHFQDFNAEVLQCLTIPNVNANIQQNLSATDDNNSPEVRFFASDWNEAHQILPHVPADDSDTKNSQTVDEAAGYDIILMAETVYSVSTLPGLYKLVKKCLRSSHGVVYLAAKKYYFGVGGGSRRFISIVEKDGILAASLVAEVTDGSSNLREVWKLHFK, from the exons ATGCAAAGCGGGCAATTATCATTGGCTGGAAAAAGAGTTTTAGAG ctTGGTTGTGGTCATGGTCTTCCTGGTATCTTCACCTGCCTTAAG GGTGCTTGTGCTGTACACTTTCAGGACTTCAACGCCGAGGTGCTGCAATGCCTAACAATTCCAAATGTCAATGCCAATATTCAACAAAACTTGTCAGCCACAGATGACAATAATAGCCCCGAAGTTCGCTTCTTTGCAAGTGATTGGAACGAAGCTCATCAGATTCTTCCTCATGTGCCCGCTGATGACAGTGACACAAAAAACAGCCAAACAGTTGATGAGGCTGCCGGTTATGATATAATTTTAATGGCAGAGACAGTTTACTCAGTTTCTACTCTACCTGGTCTATACAAACTTGTTAAAAAG TGTTTACGTAGTTCTCATGGAGTTGTATATCTAGCTGCAAAGAAGTATTATTTTGGTGTCGGTGGTGGATCAAGGCGATTTATTTCCATAGTGGAGAAAGACG GTATATTAGCAGCTTCACTGGTTGCTGAGGTTACAGATGGTTCCTCTAATTTAAGAGAAGTATGGAAGCTCCACTTCAAGTGA